Proteins encoded together in one Erinaceus europaeus chromosome 11, mEriEur2.1, whole genome shotgun sequence window:
- the LOC103114942 gene encoding guanylate-binding protein 5: MVSETQMPDPMSLIENIEGKLLVNQEALKILSTITQPVDVVAIVGLYRTGKSYLMNKLAGKDKGFSVGSTVRSHTKGIWMWCMPHPNKPNHTLVLLDTEGLGDVEKGDKENDTQIFALAILLSSTFVYNTMNKIDQRSIDLLHYVTELSDLLRTVSSPEHDKVEDATSFYPDLVWTLRDFFLNLEVDGKPITADEYLKNSVMPKEDMDQRLHNFNLPRLCIQKFFPNKKCFIFDSPSHRKNLSRLETLHNNDLNPEFVQQITDFCSYIFCNSKTKTLPKGIIVNGPDLEKLVLTYVDAINHGDLPCTENSVLVLAQIKNTEAVQKAIAHYDHQMKEKVQLPTETLEELLDLHRVSEREATEVFMKISFRDEDQTYQKELEMLLEAKQNDFCKQNLKASRDHCSALLQKIFDPLEDDVKQGIYAKPGGHKLFIQKREELKAKYYQEPKKGMKAEETLQEYLQSKESMSNAVLQTDLTLTAKEKEMEAEHQRALAAQAEAQRLQEIQRQNQLMMEERERRHLEQVRQMEIERQRQIAEANRAMERRLQQEAEAHQRRIEEEMRKLVQTRQQLQANIPSNDPCIIL, from the exons ATGGTCTCAGAAACACAAATGCCAGACCCCATGAGCCTTATTGAGAACATTGAAGGGAAATTGCTGGTTAATCAAGAAGCTTTAAAGATCTTGTCAACCATCACCCAGCCTGTTGATGTGGTGGCCATCGTGGGTCTCTACCGCACAGGCAAATCCTACCTGATGAACAAACTAGCAGGGAAGGACAAGG GTTTCTCTGTTGGATCTACTGTGCGTTCTCACACCAAGGGTATTTGGATGTGGTGCATGCCTCATCCCAACAAGCCAAATCACACCTTAGTTCTGCTTGACACAGAGGGACTGGGAGATGTAGAGAAG GGTGACAAGGAAAATGATACACAGATCTTTGCACTGGCCATACTACTGAGTAGCACCTTTGTATATAATACTATGAACAAGATTGACCAGAGATCTATTGACTTATTGCA CTATGTGACAGAACTGTCAGATCTGCTCAGGACAGTATCCTCACCTGAACATGATAAGGTTGAAGATGCCACATCTTTCTATCCAGACTTAGTGTGGACGCTGAGAGATTTTTTCCTAAACTTAGAAGTAGATGGAAAACCTATTACAGCAGATGAATACCTGAAGAATTCAGTCATGCCAAAAGAAG atATGGATCAAAGACTTCACAATTTCAATTTGCCTCGTCTGTGTATACAGAAATTTTTTCCAAAcaagaaatgttttatttttgacTCTCCAAGTCACAGGAAAAATCTTTCCCGACTTGAGACACTGCATAATAATGATCTGAATCCTGAATTTGTGCAACAAATAACAGATTTCTGTTCCTATATTTTCTGCAATTCCAAAactaaaactcttccaaaaggcATTATAGTAAATGGGCCCG ATCTAGAAAAATTGGTGCTGACCTATGTTGATGCCATCAACCATGGGGATCTGCCCTGCACAGAAAACTCAGTCTTGGTTTTGGCCCAAATCAAAAATACCGAAGCAGTGCAAAAGGCTATTGCCCACTATGATCATCAGATGAAAGAGAAGGTACAGTTGCCCACAGAAACCCTCGAGGAGCTGCTGGACCTGCACAGAGTCAGTGAGAGAGAGGCCACTGAAGTCTTCATGAAGATCTCTTTTAGGGATGAGGACCAGACTTACCAGAAAGAATTAGAG ATGTTGTTAGAAGCAAAACAGAATGACTTTTGTAAACAGAACTTGAAAGCATCAAGAGATCATTGTTCAGCTTTACTTCAGAAAATCTTTGATCCTCTGGAAGATGATGTGAAGCAGGGTATTTATGCAAAACCAGGAGGGCATAAACTCTTCATTCAAAAGAGAGAAGAGCTGAAGGCAAAGTACTATCAGGAGCCCAAGAAGGGAATGAAG GCTGAGGAAACTCTGCAGGAATATTTACAGTCCAAGGAGTCCATGAGTAATGCTGTTTTACAGACAGACCTGACCCTTACAGCCAAGGAAAAGGAGATGGAAG cggAACATCAGCGAGCACTGGCTGCACAGGCTGAAGCACAAAGGTTGCAAGAAATTCAAAGGCAGAACCAATTAATgatggaggagagggaaagacgtCATTTGGAACAAGTGAGGcaaatggagatagagagacaaagacaaatagCAGAAGCAAATAGGGCTATGGAACGTCGACTTCAG CAAGAGGCTGAAGCACATCAAAGAAGAATAGAGGAGGAAATGAGAAAACTAGTACAAACACGTCAACAACTTCAGGCTAATATCCCATCAAATGATCCATGCATTATACTCTAA